The stretch of DNA ATTTTTTCAACATTGGGACGCGCAAAATCATCATCACGAAAACGGTCAACAATCGCATCTTTAATCTTCAAAGCACCAAATTGGGTATTATTAATAAAACCACCCATGCCATGAAAATCAACACTGAAAGTACTACGATTAGAGAACTGCATCTGCCAGTCAATACCATAAGCGGCATTGTAGAGCTGTTCTGGAGATTCACACGGACCTTTATAGATCACTAAAATGATTCTGCTGGCTAGTCGCGACCACAAGGTGATCCGATAACCAAGTTCTAGAGAAGCAGAAAAATAAACCCCCGCGACACTTTCTTTGATATCTGAAGCGCCAAGCTCCGCTAATTCAAGCGATAACGCGTATTCGTAGCCCCGAGGAGCTGCAGCAAAAAATTTTAACATCGATAGATAGACACTGAATAAAAATTAGTTGGTGATTATACCTGTAAGCGCCACTAAATGATAAAAAGATATTGTCTTAAAATCGATATATTGTGGGAGTTTCAATGAAACGCTTGTGTTTTTCAGGGCTTTGCGATGAGGTGCGAGGCATTAATCGATGAAAACCTAAAATAGATTAGTGTCAGTAACGGAAAAAAAAGCGCCAAACTGTTCAATAAAAGCACAGATTAACCATTGAGACATAATTTGTCTAACTGCCTAAAACTGCAACACTTTGTAACTAGCCGCTATCCTCTATTGCTCACAACTCCGTAGCATGTAAACTGCATAAAAAACACCAACACAACAAATGCGCCACATAAATCATCAAAATGGATCCTCACCCTTGCTCTGAATTACAAACCATAATAATAAGGTCTAAATATGAAAAAGCTGTTCCCACTACTAGCCTGTCTAACCATTGTCGCTTGTGGCTCTGAGAGTTCAGATAGCCCAGAGCCACCAAAAGTAGTACCAGAGCTAAAAGCAGATGTGTGTTATTTAATGTCAACGACTAAAGGCGATATGACTCTGGCAGTTGATCTAACCAATATGCCGGTTACAGGACAGAATTTTAAGGAGTATGTCGATACAGGCTTTTACAATGCCACTCTTTTTCATCGAACCATTAACAACTTTATGATCCAAGGTGGAGGTTTCACCACAGGGCTTGTTTTTAAGCCTACCAATGACCCGATTATTAACGAAGCGAGTGTTGGCATAAGTAATGATCGCGGTACAGTTGCAATGGCACGAACCGATAATCCCAACTCAGCTACATCGCAATTTTTTATCAATATATTAGATAACCCACACTTAAATGCATCAGCTTCGAGTGCCGGTTATGCGGTATTTGGCCAGGTGATTAGTGGTATGGAAGTCGCTGACCAAATTAGTATTGTTACTACTCAAGGAAATGATACTCCAGTAGACGAAATTCTAATTAATAGCGTTGTCGAAATCAGTTGCCCAACAAGTTAATCCACTTTTATTACCATATTAAAGCACTAGCTTACAGTATTAAAAAACCGGCAACTGAATAACATCAGTTGCCGGTTTTTTATGCATTAAATAGAGAAAAAAATAACGAGTTACAACTTTAAAGCTGATACATATATTGATTATGCGACGTTTATTTTTCTCTCAACAGTTAAAGGCGCTAAACGATTATGCATAACCTTAATAGTTTCGAATTGAGTCAATTGTTTTGAATCCGTTAAGCGGCATTCTGGGGATAAGATCATCATAAGCGATGCTTGTAATCCTGACTCAATAACCATTGCTGAGACACTATGCTCACAGGTTCTCAGTTGGAAAATCTTACCTATATCGCTATAAACACATTCGTGTGATGCTTCGAAAAACCAAGACTTAGGCATTTGTGGTTTTAATAAAAAATGTGCAGCAGTAGCATTTAATGCTATTTGGACGATAAGCGCATCGTTTAGAGAAAGGGTTCTTGATAAACAGTCAACCAAAGCAATATAGAACTTAGCATGTTCAACGCTAAATTCAGTTGTAATTTTGGCATCAGGTATTAGGGACTTTAATTTATAAGGTGATAGAAATTCCATATCACGACCTAACGAAACAGTTAATAC from Shewanella sp. Choline-02u-19 encodes:
- a CDS encoding cell division protein ZapC, with protein sequence MLLMPKRDWQWGYNETYGVLTVSLGRDMEFLSPYKLKSLIPDAKITTEFSVEHAKFYIALVDCLSRTLSLNDALIVQIALNATAAHFLLKPQMPKSWFFEASHECVYSDIGKIFQLRTCEHSVSAMVIESGLQASLMMILSPECRLTDSKQLTQFETIKVMHNRLAPLTVERKINVA
- a CDS encoding peptidylprolyl isomerase, translated to MKKLFPLLACLTIVACGSESSDSPEPPKVVPELKADVCYLMSTTKGDMTLAVDLTNMPVTGQNFKEYVDTGFYNATLFHRTINNFMIQGGGFTTGLVFKPTNDPIINEASVGISNDRGTVAMARTDNPNSATSQFFINILDNPHLNASASSAGYAVFGQVISGMEVADQISIVTTQGNDTPVDEILINSVVEISCPTS